The following proteins come from a genomic window of Candidatus Bathyarchaeia archaeon:
- a CDS encoding TIGR03560 family F420-dependent LLM class oxidoreductase, which produces MQRDDILFGVHVAPEGRNFHELKSLCLGVEKLGFDLFTVSDHFMNMANPDGSERHPLECWSTLAGLAAVTSKIRLGPLVSCYYYRQPTVLAKMATTIDIISSGRLIFGIGAGWHEKEFNGYFGRFPPVKERMKGLEETIQICKSMFTRERTSFSGKLYHVDNVLNAPLPIQRPPPIMVGGGGETRTLKIAAKYADISHFAFNPSEEVLDQKLAALKKHCTTVQREFNEIKKAIGVTPIVGLTEEEIESKIQQRAQRLGMAIDEYRKRIGSAGGTPEQWVEKMQRYVAKGVSLFTMGFLNLEEAKLFSDNVLPQLR; this is translated from the coding sequence ATGCAGCGGGATGACATTTTGTTCGGTGTTCATGTTGCTCCCGAAGGTCGTAATTTTCATGAACTAAAGAGTTTGTGTTTGGGAGTTGAGAAGCTCGGTTTTGACTTGTTTACGGTGTCAGATCATTTCATGAATATGGCGAATCCTGACGGTTCCGAAAGGCATCCGCTGGAATGTTGGTCCACGCTTGCTGGCTTAGCTGCTGTCACGAGCAAGATCAGATTGGGTCCCCTTGTTTCATGTTATTATTATCGACAGCCTACCGTGCTCGCAAAGATGGCTACAACCATTGACATAATATCGAGCGGGCGCTTGATCTTCGGCATCGGCGCAGGATGGCACGAAAAGGAATTCAACGGCTACTTCGGACGATTTCCACCAGTTAAAGAACGCATGAAAGGCCTTGAGGAAACTATCCAAATATGCAAAAGCATGTTTACACGTGAGCGCACAAGCTTCAGTGGCAAGTTGTACCACGTTGACAACGTGTTGAACGCGCCACTTCCTATACAGAGACCTCCACCGATAATGGTTGGAGGCGGAGGCGAGACTAGGACACTCAAGATCGCTGCCAAATACGCTGACATAAGCCATTTCGCCTTCAACCCGTCGGAGGAAGTCCTAGACCAGAAGTTGGCTGCACTGAAAAAACACTGCACAACCGTCCAAAGGGAATTCAACGAGATAAAGAAGGCGATAGGCGTAACTCCCATTGTGGGGTTGACAGAAGAGGAGATCGAATCGAAGATACAGCAGCGTGCCCAGCGTCTAGGCATGGCCATTGATGAATACCGGAAAAGGATCGGATCGGCGGGAGGCACTCCTGAACAGTGGGTTGAGAAAATGCAGAGATACGTTGCGAAGGGTGTGAGCCTCTTTACAATGGGTTTTCTCAATCTTGAAGAAGCTAAGCTGTTTTCCGACAATGTTTTGCCACAATTAAGGTAG